Proteins encoded by one window of bacterium:
- a CDS encoding prepilin-type N-terminal cleavage/methylation domain-containing protein: MRREDGFSLIEVIVAAMIIGVALVPLMQMMPGLIADDQADEVTLQLGTVAVRKMEALTNSLRTNTSGVPGGAAACSDLPRCLLIWSVTTETSTTTRGVGALVDVSVTACVDHTGHGACDAGGPQIRYDAKVTSRP; encoded by the coding sequence ATGAGGAGGGAGGACGGGTTCAGCCTGATCGAAGTCATCGTCGCCGCCATGATCATCGGCGTGGCACTGGTGCCGTTGATGCAGATGATGCCCGGGCTCATCGCGGACGATCAGGCGGATGAAGTGACCCTGCAGTTGGGCACGGTCGCCGTGCGAAAGATGGAAGCCCTCACCAATAGCCTTCGCACCAACACGAGCGGCGTGCCAGGAGGCGCGGCGGCATGCTCGGACCTCCCCCGGTGCCTCCTCATTTGGAGCGTGACGACAGAGACGTCGACCACCACCCGGGGCGTGGGCGCGCTCGTCGACGTCTCGGTGACCGCCTGCGTCGACCACACCGGGCACGGGGCCTGCGATGCCGGGGGCCCTCAGATCCGATACGATGCCAAAGTCACCTCGCGCCCATAG